One segment of Triticum aestivum cultivar Chinese Spring chromosome 2A, IWGSC CS RefSeq v2.1, whole genome shotgun sequence DNA contains the following:
- the LOC123190285 gene encoding putative glucose-6-phosphate 1-epimerase produces the protein MAGASSPPPTPKSPKLQPPLLERAKGPSGLDKIVLRDPRGFTAEVRLYGGQVTSWKNEQGDELLFVSSKAVFKSPGAIRGGIPICFPQFGTHGNLEKHGFARNRLWLVDDNPPPLPVNSGIKTYADLILKPSEEDLKIWPHRFEFRLRVALGPKGDLFLTSRIRNTNTDGKPFSFTFAYHTYFSVSDISEVRIEGLETMDYFDNLKGKERFTEQGDALVFESEIDKVYLDTPPKIAIIDHEKKRTFVLRKDGLPDAVVWNPWERRSKTILDFGDEEYKHMLCVEPAAVEKPITLKPGEEWKGRLELSAVPSSYYSGQLDPDKVLHG, from the exons ATGGCCGGCGCGTCCTCGCCGCCCCCGACGCCCAAGTCGCCCAAGCTGCAGCCGCCGCTCCTCGAGCGCGCCAAGGGCCCCTCCGGCCTCGACAAGATCGTGCTCCGCGACCCGCGCGGGTTCACCGCCGAG GTCCGTCTATATGGAGGGCAAGTTACCTCTTGGAAGAATGAGCAGGGGGATGAGTTACTTTTTGTAAGCAGCAAG GCAGTTTTCAAGTCTCCAGGAGCAATTCGTGGTGGCATACCCATCTGCTTTCCCCAG TTTGGAACACATGGAAATCTTGAAAAACATGGATTTGCAAGGAACCGGCTATGGCTCGTTGATGATAATCCTCCACCACTCCCAGTAAACAGCGGTATTAAAACTTATGCAGATCTCATTCTGAAGCCTTCTGAAGAAGATCTCAAGATCTGGCCTCACAG ATTTGAATTCCGGTTAAGAGTTGCTCTTGGACCCAAAGGAGATTTGTTTCTTACTTCCCGAATTAGAAACACCAACACTGATGGAAAACCTTTCTCATTTACATTTGCATATCATACATACTTCTCCGTGTCTGACATAAG CGAAGTACGTATTGAAGGGCTGGAAACAATGGACTACTTTGACAACCTGAAGGGAAAAGAGCGATTCACAGAGCAGGGGGATGCTCTTGTGTTTGAATCAGAG ATTGATAAAGTATATCTGGACACACCACCAAAAATTGCAATTATTGATCATGAGAAGAAAAGAACATTTGTGCTTAGGAAAGATGGGCTTCCAGATGCTG TTGTATGGAACCCATGGGAGAGGAGGTCAAAAACCATTCTTGATTTTGGTGATGAAGAATATAAGCACATGTTGTGTGTGGAGCCTGCAGCTGTTGAGAAGCCCATTACCTTGAAGCCTGGTGAAGAGTGGAAAGGAAGGTTGGAGCTCTCAGCTGTTCCTTCCAGTTACTATAGTGGTCAGTTAGATCCAGACAAGGTTCTTCATGGTTGA
- the LOC123190283 gene encoding E3 ubiquitin-protein ligase RLIM — MDEHMGRRTVGGLLFTKGGSILLFREDRSRRKAGACCSRNGCNGARHSADKGRPMHSHREPAAKEAAPTPRRSQPVRKPPEGSSNPAEPCSETDNGTGEAATPGAGRDLLARLKDRVNASRKRSLAREMSSPSSSSGGFSASSSGGGATRSSAASKPMRRAVSRIRKADEGENAGGSRRAPRRDTGGGGARGNSGDPVMVGQRAAREQAPTEGFISGFLARYRGSLQGGSSLQDGAEDSSGYWRFDVEGSEELENYFMLSDRHRAMRMDIDGMSYEELLALGDRIGTVNTGLSEDALYKCLKRSLYTPTAPETHQDCDRKCSICQEEYSGGEEVGNMACKHYYHITCIQHWLRQKNWCPICKSVAAKTV, encoded by the exons ATGGATGAACACATGGGGCGACGGACGGTCGGCGGCCTCCTCTTCACCAAGGGGGGATCCATCCTTCTCTTCAGGGAGGACAGGTCCCGCCGCAAGGCCGGCGCTTGCTGCTCGCGCAATGGCTGCAACGGCGCCCGGCATTCGGCAGACAAAGGCCGGCCAATGCACAGCCACAGGGAACCAGCAGCCAAGGAAGCAGCACCAACCCCCCGGAGGTCACAACCTGTCAGGAAACCTCCAGAGGGAAGCAGCAATCCAGCAGAGCCCTGTAGCGAAACCGACAACGGCACAGGAGAGGCGGCGACTCCCGGTGCCGGCCGTGACCTGCTGGCACGCCTCAAGGACAGGGTGAACGCGTCAAGGAAGCGGTCGCTGGCCAGGGAAATGAGCAGCCCATCGTCATCGTCTGGTGGATTCAGTGCCAGTTCTTCTGGCGGTGGCGCCACCCGGTCATCAGCGGCGTCGAAGCCCATGCGCCGTGCTGTGTCCCGGATAAGGAAGGCAGACGAAGGCGAAAACGCAGGAGGTAGTCGCAGGGCGCCTAGAAGGGACACCGGTGGTGGTGGTGCCAGGGGGAATTCAGGTGACCCAGTGATGGTTGGGCAGCGGGCAGCAAGGGAGCAGGCGCCTACCGAAGGGTTCATCTCTGGGTTCCTAGCAAGGTACAGGGGTAGTCTCCAGGGAGGGTCGTCTCTGCAGGATGGCGCCGAGGACTCCAGCGGGTACTGGCGCTTCGACGTCGAAGGCAGCGAAGAG CTGGAGAACTACTTCATGCTCAGCGATCGGCACCGGGCGATGAGGATGGACATCGACGGCATGTCCTACGAG GAATTGCTCGCATTGGGTGACCGGATCGGCACGGTGAACACCGGGCTTTCAGAGGACGCGTTGTACAAGTGCCTGAAACGAAGCCTGTACACGCCCACAGCCCCAGAGACACACCAAGACTGTGACAGAAAATGCAGCATATGCCAG GAGGAGTACTCTGGTGGTGAGGAGGTGGGGAACATGGCGTGTAAGCACTACTACCACATCACCTGCATACAGCACTGGCTCCGGCAGAAGAACTGGTGCCCCATCTGCAAATCCGTCGCCGCCAAGACCgtctag